The following are encoded together in the Natrinema salifodinae genome:
- a CDS encoding helix-turn-helix domain-containing protein, producing the protein MPAEIDDEKRSQIIYYSALGYSQQEISDEVGVARNTVKKYQQKTRKAVESADTPRKTLADIIENQYDWEQSQSRNVSFGDHPM; encoded by the coding sequence ATGCCAGCAGAGATAGACGATGAGAAACGGAGCCAGATCATCTATTACTCGGCACTCGGATACTCCCAGCAGGAAATCAGCGACGAGGTGGGAGTTGCACGCAACACGGTCAAAAAGTACCAACAAAAGACACGTAAGGCAGTAGAATCAGCCGATACCCCGAGGAAAACACTCGCGGATATCATCGAAAATCAGTACGACTGGGAACAATCACAGAGCAGAAACGTATCCTTCGGAGACCATCCCATGTGA
- a CDS encoding branched-chain amino acid transaminase produces the protein MSELKSFSEKQSTVESLDTIWMDGEFIDWDEATIHVLTHGLHYGTGVFEGVRCYDTEDGPAIFRWGDHLDRLYGSAQSFDIELPYTPEELTKATRELIDRQHLDDCYIRPIVFYGYDHLGLNPTGSPIRTAIAAWPFGAYLRDDGLENGVDVTVSNWRQFASSQVPTNAKMTGGYVNSVLANLEARQGGYDEAILLTPDGTVAEGPGECLFLVSDNKLHTPALSEGVLPSITRESVIRIARDLGYTVHHESTISLDKLETADELFFAGTAAEITPIRSVNDIAVGNGTKGPVTDEIQSRFFDIVARRTDDYGEWFTLV, from the coding sequence ATGAGCGAGCTCAAATCGTTTTCCGAGAAACAATCCACTGTTGAGTCGCTAGATACCATCTGGATGGATGGGGAATTCATTGACTGGGATGAGGCCACAATTCACGTCCTCACCCACGGACTCCATTACGGAACCGGCGTCTTCGAGGGTGTTCGTTGCTATGACACTGAAGATGGTCCTGCTATCTTCCGGTGGGGCGATCATCTCGATCGTCTCTATGGGTCGGCTCAATCCTTTGATATCGAACTCCCATATACACCCGAGGAGTTAACCAAAGCAACTCGGGAACTCATCGACCGCCAACATCTCGACGACTGTTACATCCGTCCTATCGTTTTCTACGGGTATGATCATCTCGGCTTGAACCCAACCGGAAGTCCGATACGGACCGCGATCGCTGCTTGGCCGTTCGGGGCGTATCTTAGAGACGACGGTCTTGAGAATGGGGTCGATGTGACCGTCTCAAATTGGCGGCAGTTCGCCTCCTCCCAGGTTCCGACGAATGCCAAGATGACAGGCGGGTACGTCAACAGCGTGCTTGCAAACCTTGAGGCGCGACAGGGAGGATATGACGAAGCGATTCTCCTCACTCCGGACGGGACCGTGGCCGAAGGACCTGGCGAGTGTCTCTTCCTAGTGAGTGACAACAAACTTCACACCCCTGCCCTCTCAGAAGGTGTCCTCCCGAGCATTACACGTGAAAGTGTTATTCGGATCGCGCGAGACCTCGGCTACACTGTTCACCACGAGTCGACTATCTCACTCGACAAACTGGAGACTGCCGATGAATTGTTCTTCGCGGGGACGGCCGCGGAAATCACACCAATCCGCTCGGTTAATGACATCGCCGTCGGCAACGGTACCAAAGGCCCTGTCACGGACGAAATCCAGTCCCGATTCTTCGACATCGTTGCACGTCGGACTGATGACTACGGGGAATGGTTCACTCTAGTGTAA
- a CDS encoding DMT family transporter — protein MNQWTASLEERVDPMVGVAVAVIAISTSAILVRWSEAPSVVKAFYRVLFATSMVAPFALRDIDGIKTISVRDLGFAVVSGLALAAYFGSFFESLEWTSVAASVTLISTQPIFVGIGAAFLLNERLTSRMFVGMIVALVGAFTMSVGPLMVDPLLGGGNIVEVLAAAFAGSSAQLYGNAIAFGGALAGAIYTLTGRSLRQRLSLFVYTFIIYTVSTVALGGLAIGTGAQLLGYAPTEWVLFFAMALILDLFGQTVYNWALKYVKASVMSVSLLADPVAATILALVLLGEVPEVVMILGGVVVLVGIYLTNRARVT, from the coding sequence ATGAATCAGTGGACGGCATCTTTGGAAGAGCGGGTTGACCCGATGGTGGGCGTTGCGGTCGCAGTCATCGCCATCAGCACAAGTGCGATCCTCGTCCGGTGGAGCGAAGCGCCGAGCGTCGTGAAGGCGTTCTACCGTGTGTTGTTTGCGACGAGCATGGTCGCACCGTTCGCGCTCCGCGACATTGATGGTATCAAGACTATCTCGGTCCGTGACCTCGGCTTCGCTGTGGTTTCAGGTTTGGCGCTTGCAGCCTACTTCGGGAGTTTTTTCGAGAGCCTTGAGTGGACATCGGTGGCAGCGTCAGTGACGCTCATCAGTACTCAGCCGATATTTGTTGGTATTGGCGCGGCATTCCTGCTCAACGAACGACTTACTTCGAGAATGTTTGTCGGGATGATTGTCGCGCTTGTAGGGGCGTTCACGATGTCAGTCGGACCACTCATGGTCGATCCCCTCCTCGGTGGGGGGAACATCGTCGAAGTGCTTGCCGCCGCATTTGCAGGCAGCTCCGCCCAGCTCTACGGCAATGCCATCGCGTTCGGTGGGGCACTCGCAGGTGCCATTTATACCCTCACAGGGCGCTCACTCCGCCAGCGGCTTTCGCTGTTCGTCTACACGTTCATCATCTACACCGTGAGTACGGTCGCCCTCGGCGGCCTTGCCATCGGAACCGGCGCACAATTGCTCGGCTATGCGCCGACGGAGTGGGTACTTTTCTTCGCAATGGCGCTCATTCTAGACCTGTTCGGGCAAACCGTATATAATTGGGCGCTGAAGTACGTCAAGGCGAGTGTTATGAGCGTCTCGCTATTGGCCGACCCAGTTGCAGCCACAATTCTCGCGCTCGTGCTACTCGGTGAAGTCCCGGAAGTCGTGATGATTCTCGGTGGTGTCGTCGTGCTGGTGGGAATCTACCTCACGAATCGTGCACGGGTGACGTAA
- a CDS encoding transposase produces the protein MNSFNESRPKESPRRCYLCEAYQLGITIRNELQHTDLVTAFENLDQSIDAIEDGYPAWHPAPLSFRAMVLASIFMEITGDSYAAFTRQLTRQPEISSLLGFSRIPDESAFSRAWRNRFDDAVQEYVQTAAYFVVKEVHFESGRASNASYEDTQFFELQTFMGMVRCGTAQGATRFQYRRGEEYGPHGDTHLRAVKQFDPKELVNGFNETTDRLLSVIASEASFPRPVTAAIDITTIPYYGDVEEMPMVSGTKDRDGRAFKFATLSIIGQNVPLVLAVEPVRESSAWDENSPNQIHRTVRRLVQRAKEHVPIETVLCDREFDSIRVFQTLSNLDMNYLIPKRVSSPEQDVFDQMDEDDQDVAVESASIHVEAGSHPMRFLYVPSTSGEGTTVFATNLRVGPDEAETFCRRYSRRWQIESEYKSIKGDFLAKTSSKDYRVRLFYFVFAVLLYNIWRLTDFLLKAGVEGEMDYAPVLTAGECVELIASALIPPD, from the coding sequence ATGAATAGTTTCAACGAATCCCGCCCCAAAGAGAGTCCTCGTAGGTGCTATCTGTGCGAGGCGTACCAACTCGGAATTACCATTCGAAACGAACTCCAGCATACTGATCTCGTCACCGCATTTGAGAACCTCGACCAGTCGATTGATGCCATCGAAGACGGCTATCCAGCATGGCATCCTGCCCCGCTCTCCTTTCGCGCGATGGTTCTTGCGTCCATCTTCATGGAAATTACGGGTGATTCGTACGCCGCATTCACGCGACAGCTTACCCGGCAGCCGGAAATTTCCAGTCTCCTTGGGTTCAGCCGTATCCCTGACGAATCGGCGTTTTCTCGAGCGTGGCGGAATCGGTTTGACGACGCTGTCCAAGAATACGTCCAGACTGCGGCTTACTTCGTCGTCAAAGAAGTCCACTTTGAATCTGGGCGGGCGTCGAACGCCTCCTACGAGGACACACAATTTTTCGAGTTACAGACGTTCATGGGGATGGTTCGGTGCGGGACCGCACAGGGAGCTACTCGCTTCCAGTACCGGCGTGGTGAAGAGTATGGACCCCATGGCGACACCCATCTCCGCGCAGTCAAGCAGTTCGATCCTAAAGAACTCGTAAACGGATTCAATGAGACGACGGATCGCTTGCTCTCTGTCATCGCCTCTGAAGCATCATTCCCCCGGCCAGTCACTGCCGCGATCGACATCACCACCATTCCCTATTACGGAGACGTCGAAGAGATGCCGATGGTCAGCGGGACGAAAGACAGAGACGGTCGAGCGTTCAAATTTGCGACGCTCTCGATCATCGGGCAGAATGTCCCGCTCGTTCTCGCCGTTGAGCCGGTCCGAGAGAGTTCTGCGTGGGACGAAAACTCGCCGAATCAGATTCATCGTACTGTGCGGCGACTCGTTCAACGAGCGAAAGAACACGTCCCCATCGAGACGGTGCTCTGTGATCGGGAGTTCGACTCAATAAGAGTGTTTCAGACGCTCTCGAACCTCGATATGAATTACCTCATCCCAAAACGAGTCTCCAGCCCCGAGCAGGACGTATTTGACCAGATGGACGAAGACGATCAGGACGTGGCTGTTGAATCGGCCTCCATCCACGTCGAGGCGGGCTCGCACCCAATGCGGTTCTTGTACGTTCCGTCGACGAGCGGCGAGGGGACAACCGTCTTCGCAACTAATCTCCGAGTTGGACCCGACGAGGCTGAGACATTCTGTCGGCGTTACAGCCGGCGCTGGCAAATCGAGAGCGAGTACAAATCGATCAAAGGTGATTTCCTCGCCAAGACCTCCTCAAAAGACTACCGTGTACGCTTGTTCTACTTCGTGTTTGCCGTGCTCTTGTACAATATCTGGCGGCTCACCGATTTCCTACTGAAAGCGGGCGTCGAGGGCGAGATGGACTACGCGCCCGTCTTGACTGCAGGCGAATGTGTGGAACTGATCGCCTCCGCGCTGATTCCGCCTGACTAA
- a CDS encoding DUF5805 domain-containing protein, translating to MSDSADTSRTAVKTYVPAYQKTEWQSHADEFGMSQSEFVRTMVQAGRKGFEPDSEEPDSPDADPGGNGLERQVLELLSADTYSWEELLDAVSDDIESRLDEALEELQANNRIRYSGRHGGYTTVDGGGADGD from the coding sequence ATGAGCGATTCGGCGGATACATCTCGAACCGCTGTCAAGACCTACGTGCCGGCCTACCAGAAAACGGAGTGGCAGTCCCACGCCGACGAGTTCGGGATGAGCCAGAGCGAGTTCGTTCGGACGATGGTCCAGGCCGGTCGAAAGGGGTTCGAACCCGATTCAGAGGAACCCGATTCTCCGGACGCAGACCCTGGGGGTAACGGCCTCGAAAGACAGGTCCTCGAATTACTCTCCGCTGACACGTACTCGTGGGAGGAACTCCTCGATGCGGTCTCCGACGACATCGAGTCGCGACTGGACGAGGCCCTCGAGGAACTGCAAGCGAACAACCGGATTCGATACAGCGGTCGCCACGGCGGGTACACCACGGTCGACGGCGGAGGGGCCGATGGCGACTGA
- a CDS encoding tyrosine-type recombinase/integrase: MATDPESAAGASDGVDDPIAYFLDDQRYHGKSEQTLEAYERILRRFEAFIDERFGVDAVAGAQRRECMAWIHSLRGEFEPSTIATYASYLNRFYDYMTRVGAFDDNPMGLVMEELPESIDTNPTRRDISVPEMRSFVGGIAHPLERAVVVTLLKTGMRVGELCNLDLRDLHLETPELDLEWTTRVGLERRPSSLFVAAEPARGTTVNGEERTASNKRKRETVVPVDGELRRVLLEWLAIRPDAVSSARPLFLDTGESWGRRLEPSDVRYIVEKHARDHGWYRTGGGTQENVTPHYFRHFFTTHLRDRTGDRGIVQYLRGDVAGDVIDTYTHNWGDRVRETYLEHIYTVARRPVQ; encoded by the coding sequence ATGGCGACTGACCCCGAATCCGCCGCCGGCGCGTCCGACGGCGTCGACGATCCGATCGCGTACTTCCTCGACGACCAGCGCTATCACGGCAAGAGCGAGCAGACGCTCGAGGCCTACGAGCGCATCCTCCGCCGGTTCGAGGCGTTCATCGACGAGCGCTTCGGCGTCGACGCAGTCGCGGGGGCCCAACGCCGGGAGTGCATGGCATGGATCCACTCCCTTCGCGGCGAGTTCGAACCCAGTACGATCGCCACGTACGCGTCCTACCTCAACCGGTTCTACGACTACATGACCCGCGTCGGGGCCTTCGACGACAATCCCATGGGCCTGGTCATGGAGGAACTCCCCGAGTCGATCGATACGAACCCGACCAGGCGGGACATCTCGGTGCCGGAGATGCGCTCGTTTGTCGGCGGGATCGCCCATCCGCTCGAGCGGGCCGTCGTCGTCACGCTCCTGAAGACGGGGATGCGCGTCGGAGAACTCTGTAACCTCGACCTGCGGGATCTGCACCTCGAAACGCCGGAACTCGACCTCGAGTGGACGACGCGGGTCGGTCTCGAGCGGCGGCCGTCATCGCTGTTCGTCGCGGCCGAGCCGGCCCGCGGGACGACCGTCAACGGCGAGGAGCGGACGGCCTCAAACAAGCGCAAGCGTGAGACGGTCGTCCCCGTCGACGGCGAACTCCGGCGGGTGCTACTCGAGTGGCTGGCAATTCGGCCGGACGCTGTCTCGTCGGCCAGGCCGCTCTTTCTCGACACTGGCGAGTCGTGGGGACGACGGCTCGAACCGTCCGACGTCCGCTATATCGTCGAGAAACATGCCCGCGATCACGGCTGGTACCGAACCGGCGGCGGGACCCAGGAGAACGTCACACCCCACTACTTTCGGCACTTCTTCACCACGCATCTGCGGGACCGAACCGGGGACCGAGGGATCGTCCAGTACCTCCGTGGCGACGTCGCCGGCGACGTGATCGATACCTACACGCACAACTGGGGCGACCGCGTCCGCGAAACCTACCTCGAGCACATCTACACCGTGGCTCGGCGACCGGTGCAGTGA